Genomic segment of uncultured Desulfobacter sp.:
GTCGGGTAGCATTGGGATGTCGTTTATCAGATCAGCCTGTCGCCCCTAATGCGTTGGCAATGGCATTGACGCACTGCAACAGGGCAAACAGATAATGATCTTCTTCTTTGGCCTTGTTTTTTTTCGAGTTACGCCATTTTTGCAGTAATTTAACCTGGGCATCGTGCAGATTATTGAGGGCCTCGGCTCTGAGTATGGTCGAATAATAGTGATTAATGCGTCGCTCGTTAATCGGCCGCTTTAACACGTCGGCCACCATTTTGCGGGTTAAGTCCAGTTCATTTTTAATCATGTTCATGATTCGGTCGCAAATCTGCCTATCTTCAACCAGCGACGCATATTTTTCCATGACCCGTTCATCCGTTGCAATCAGGCTGCTGTCCAGATTTGTCATCACGAAACGCACAAAGGGATTGTATTCAACGAAATGAAGCAAATTGTTGTACGCGTTCGGGTCCTGGTGTTTCAACTCATTTAATGTGGAGCCAACCCCGTACCAGCTGGTAATATTAAACCGCGATTGTGCCCAGCTGAACACCCAGGGAATGGCCCGAAGATCTTCCATGGTGCGTTTCCCGGTTCGCCGCGCAGGCCGGGAACCGATTTTGCTCGACTCGATCACATCAATGGGGGTTGCCTGGGAAAAAAAAGTGATGAAATCAGGATCACAGATCAGTTGCCGGTAGTAATGACGCCCCCGGTCAGCCAAACCATGAAATAAACTTTCAACCTCATCCCGTGGTTGCTTGGTATTTTCGTGCAGTACGGTTTGTGCCGTAACACTTGCCACTATCAGTTCCAGGTTATATGTGGCATTCACCAGATTTGCATATTTTCGTTCAATGGTCTCGCCTTGCTCTGTAACACGGAAATTACCATGGATGGAGCCGTGGGGTAATGTTTTGATGAACCAATGGCTGGGGCCGGCCCCCCGACTGATACTGCCCCCGGTACCATGGAAAAAACGGATTTTTACACCGTGTTTTTCCCCTGTTTGGGTCAACTCTTTTTGTGCCTGATGCAGGAGCCATGAACTGGCCAGGATACCGCCGTCCTTATTGCTGTCGGAATAACCGATCATCACATCCTGAATTAATTGGGCATCGGGGTTTTTCCAGGACTGCATCTGTAAACTGGTTTTCACAATGGGCCGGCCCAGGTAATCGTCCATAATGCCCGGGCTGCGTTTTAGGTCCTCAATGGTTTCAAAAAGGGGGACCACAGGCAGAATCGCCCCCAGTTGATCGTCTTTTTTTACAATCAACCCCACTTCACGCATGAACAGGTAAACGGTGAGCAGATCCTCCGTATTTCGGGTCATACTCACAATCAGCTTGCCGAATGCATTGGGGCTGTAACGTTGAACATGGTCGCTTACGACCTGCAAGGCCCCGATCACATTTTGTCCTTCCGGCCCGATCGACCTATGGTCTACCAAAAACGGACGGTTGATTTTAAGTTCCTGATCCAGAAACGTGCGTCTGGTCTCCTGACTTTTTTGAATCTGCTTGGCAGATTTTTCCCCTAAGGATGCGGTTACCAGCTGATTTAGCGCTTTTTCATGGAAATCGCTGTTCTGGCGGATATCCAATTTTGCCAAATGAAACCCAAAGATTTTTAAAATCCGCTTCATCCGCCCGACATCGACATGGGCCACCTGACCGATACCGCAGTTTTCCAATTCATCGTGGAGCAGGTCCAAGTCCGTTATCAAATTGATGGAGCTTGTGTAACTATTGGGTTTATCCTCTAATTCAAGATTGAATTCCCGGCTCAGGTCAATGGGGATTTTCTGGATCAAAATAAGGACGTAGGCCTTAAAAATCTCTTCGGTATGTTCTTTAAACTCAACCTCGGCATTCCCCCCGACCTCTTTGGCAAGTGTTTTAATCCGATCAGCAAAGTTTTGGCTTACATCCGAGATGTTGTGATAGATACTGAGCTTTTGGGCCAATTTTTTTAATTCGTTTTTAATGATGTAAAACGCGTGAATGCGCAACTTTTCAATGGTCTTGCCGGTAAGCTCCGGCGTCACCAGCGGATGTCCGTCACGGTCTCCGCCAACCCAGTTTCCAAATGAGAGCACCGGAAGTAAATCCGAGTCATTCAGCACTGTCGGATTAAATCCAGATTCCAGCCATGCGTGGCGCAACCGTTTATCCAGCATCATAATCACACTGGGAAACACATGGGTCAGATAGTGCAAAATATTGTCCAGCTCCGATTCCAGCCGGGGCTTCTCAATGTAAATCTCCCCCACATGCCAGGCGCGGTGCAGGATCTGTTTGATATCCTGGCGAATGTCGGCCTGTTCAATACGGGTGTACATTCGGTTCTCTCTTTTAACCAGCAGCAGATATAACTTTCGGTATTCCTGTAGCACCACAGCACGTTTGGCTTCTGTGGGATGTGCCGTTAAAACCGGTTCGACCAGTACATTGGGCAATACTTTTAGAATCTGGGACTCGGTAATTCCCCTGGACTTTAAATATTGGAATTGATTGGCCCACAGCCCGTTTACCTGGGTCATGTCCTCATCTTCCTGGTGGCGACGGCTTTGCACCGCCCCATTGACCTCCACCAGGTTTAACAGCTGAAAACAGATGGACATCATATGGATGTACGCATTGCTTGTCAGATCCGAGTCTGACGGAACGCTGGCATTGAGCCACGGAAGTAACCCAACCAGTTTTTGCTGGTTATTTTCCTCCAACACCTCTTTAAAGCAGGTCAAAAGAAAATGAAGATCGTCATAGGGTTTTCCCAACGCATTTTTGACTTGGGTGAAAACTGTGTTCATGGCTTGGTAGACTCAAATTGGTTTAGAAATTACCAAAAGTATCTAACAGTTCGCGACGATTGTCAAATTTTATGGGATTTGAAATTCGCCTTGAAATGGGTATGCCGGTGAATGGAATTTGTCTGGTAACAGTTTTAAATTAAACATGTTTTTATCTTAGTATGACGTAAAAAAGGAAGGGGCGACCTGTGAAAGAGGATCCGCATCACCCATCGCTGATGGGAGATTTTTTATAAGTGAATAAGAACTTGGTTCTCTCTACGGCGTGCTATTCATCATCATCATCATCATTTTCATCTTCATGCCGCAGGGAATTAATAAATTTTTTCAAAGGCTTTACATAGGGTATGATAATGAGAACACAAATGGCGCCAAAGACATATTGAAGCATTGCAAACCGATGCTCAAGAAAATCAAACCCGTAACACCACCCCACGATGGCTGTCAGCGTCCCAAGGCCTGCCGCACTGAAATTGCTGAACAGAGGCATCCTGAGCATATATCCGATGATGGTTCCCACCACAGGACCTGTGACAGGCAGCGGTGCCATCACAAATGCAAAGATGCCGATCCAGCCCCAGCGCGCTATTTTTTCTTTTTTTTCTTCGGCCTTTTCCCTGAGTTTGTCCATGGATCTTTTGATCCATGCCGCTTTGAAGATACCGCTGGTGCTCAAAGCAAATACCGCATAGGTATAGCAGACAATCAGGCATTCTAAATAAAAATTTAGGGCAATGGTCGTAACAGGGTCAAATCCATTTAAAATGCACAGACCGATGCCTCCGGCCCGGCTGCCCACACAGTGGGTCAGAAACGCAACAAAGGCGATATTTGCGTTGGGTTCGCCCCGGACCATGCCGATGATTACAAAAAGAAGGAACAGGGCGGTAAATATAAAACCGGTCACAAGGACCCGGCCTTCAGTGGTGTTTAAAAGAAATTTTTTCATTTCTGCAATTTTTTATCTACATATTTTTTGAAGACCGTTTATAAAGTATACACAGGGTACTGTCAAGACGGACTGTAATAATAACGGGTTACAGTTTTATGCCCACAAAGAGGGTTACAATTCCCAAGGTCATCTCCTTGAACCTGATCGCCTTGAATCCTGCGGCCTTCATCTGGCCTGCAAAGGATACGGGATCAGGAAATTTTAATACGGATTCCGGCAGGTAGGCATATGCGTTTCCATGTTTTGAAAAAAAGGAACCGATTAACGGCAATATTTTTTGAAAGTACAAAAGATAGAGCTTGCGCATCAAGCCTTTCTGGGGCGTGGTCAGCTCCAGAATGATAATTCTGCCGCCTGGTTTCAGGGTGCGGTGAAATTCTTTCATGGCCCCGATACGGTTCATGATATTGCGGATGCCGAACGCCATAAAACCTGCATCAAACTGCTGGTCTTTCATGGGCAGGTTCAGGGCGTCACCATTGACAAGGCAAATGGCACGGCCCAATGATCCGTTAAGTTTTTTTTTGCCAAGGGCCAGCATACCAAAGGAAAAGTCCAGTCCGGTAATGTTTGCACGGCCCTTGAGGACCCGGCTGACCTCAAGCCCCACATCACAGGTCCCGCAGGCGGCATCCAGCACATTTGCCTCAGGTTTAAGTTTTGCGGCCTTGACCATCTCCCTGCGCCAATACACATCCTGGCGCATGCTGAGCAGTCGGTTTAAAAAATCATATTTGGGTGCAATTTTGTCAAACATTTCTTTGACAAAATCCAGTTCTTGGTTCATCGTTGACAACTTTAGAATCTGAGTTATTTTAAATTATTTATTTTAGTCAAAGCAGGTTTGGAAGCTATCATACAACCGGTTTAAACACAAATTAAATTAAAGCACTATCGGGCACTAATATGAGTGAAAAACGAGATTATTATGAAATCCTTGAGGTAACGCGGGATGCAGATAAAGTAACACTGAAAAAGGCTTACAGAAAGCTTGCCATCAAATATCATCCGGACAAAAATCCGGATAATAAAGAGGCCGAAGATAAATTTAAGGAAGCTTCCGAAGCCTATGAAGTGTTGTCTGATGACAGTAAACGCCAGCTTTATGACCAGTTCGGCCACCAGGGGCTTGAAGGCGCCGGGCATTCCGGGCCCAGCGGATTTGAGGACATTTTTTCAAGCTTCGGGGATATTTTTGAAGATTTTTTCGGATTTGGCGGCGGACGCGGCAGCAACCGGGCCAGGCGGGGATCGGATCTGCGCTATGACATGACCATTGATTTTATGGAGGCCGCCTTTGGCACGGAAAAGACCATCTCCATTCCCAAGCACGAGACATGTGACGAATGCAACGGCTCCGGTGCCTCACCCGGTTCCTCTTCGGAAACCTGCTCCCACTGCCGGGGCACGGGGCAGTATATCCAGAGCCAGGGCTTTTTCAAGGTCAAGACCACCTGTCCCTATTGTAAGGGCAGGGGGACAATTATTCCCAATCCCTGCCCCAAATGCCGGGGCGGCGGACGTATGGAAATCAACCGTAAGGTCCAGGTGAAAATTCCTGCCGGTGTGGATGTGGGATCAAAATTGCGTCTGACCGGAGAAGGCGAGGCCTCGAATGTGCCCAACGGTCCTTCCGGTGATCTGTATGTGGTCATCAATGTCAAACCCCACAAGTTTTTTCAGC
This window contains:
- the ubiE gene encoding bifunctional demethylmenaquinone methyltransferase/2-methoxy-6-polyprenyl-1,4-benzoquinol methylase UbiE produces the protein MNQELDFVKEMFDKIAPKYDFLNRLLSMRQDVYWRREMVKAAKLKPEANVLDAACGTCDVGLEVSRVLKGRANITGLDFSFGMLALGKKKLNGSLGRAICLVNGDALNLPMKDQQFDAGFMAFGIRNIMNRIGAMKEFHRTLKPGGRIIILELTTPQKGLMRKLYLLYFQKILPLIGSFFSKHGNAYAYLPESVLKFPDPVSFAGQMKAAGFKAIRFKEMTLGIVTLFVGIKL
- a CDS encoding small multi-drug export protein, which encodes MKKFLLNTTEGRVLVTGFIFTALFLLFVIIGMVRGEPNANIAFVAFLTHCVGSRAGGIGLCILNGFDPVTTIALNFYLECLIVCYTYAVFALSTSGIFKAAWIKRSMDKLREKAEEKKEKIARWGWIGIFAFVMAPLPVTGPVVGTIIGYMLRMPLFSNFSAAGLGTLTAIVGWCYGFDFLEHRFAMLQYVFGAICVLIIIPYVKPLKKFINSLRHEDENDDDDDE
- a CDS encoding phosphoenolpyruvate carboxylase is translated as MNTVFTQVKNALGKPYDDLHFLLTCFKEVLEENNQQKLVGLLPWLNASVPSDSDLTSNAYIHMMSICFQLLNLVEVNGAVQSRRHQEDEDMTQVNGLWANQFQYLKSRGITESQILKVLPNVLVEPVLTAHPTEAKRAVVLQEYRKLYLLLVKRENRMYTRIEQADIRQDIKQILHRAWHVGEIYIEKPRLESELDNILHYLTHVFPSVIMMLDKRLRHAWLESGFNPTVLNDSDLLPVLSFGNWVGGDRDGHPLVTPELTGKTIEKLRIHAFYIIKNELKKLAQKLSIYHNISDVSQNFADRIKTLAKEVGGNAEVEFKEHTEEIFKAYVLILIQKIPIDLSREFNLELEDKPNSYTSSINLITDLDLLHDELENCGIGQVAHVDVGRMKRILKIFGFHLAKLDIRQNSDFHEKALNQLVTASLGEKSAKQIQKSQETRRTFLDQELKINRPFLVDHRSIGPEGQNVIGALQVVSDHVQRYSPNAFGKLIVSMTRNTEDLLTVYLFMREVGLIVKKDDQLGAILPVVPLFETIEDLKRSPGIMDDYLGRPIVKTSLQMQSWKNPDAQLIQDVMIGYSDSNKDGGILASSWLLHQAQKELTQTGEKHGVKIRFFHGTGGSISRGAGPSHWFIKTLPHGSIHGNFRVTEQGETIERKYANLVNATYNLELIVASVTAQTVLHENTKQPRDEVESLFHGLADRGRHYYRQLICDPDFITFFSQATPIDVIESSKIGSRPARRTGKRTMEDLRAIPWVFSWAQSRFNITSWYGVGSTLNELKHQDPNAYNNLLHFVEYNPFVRFVMTNLDSSLIATDERVMEKYASLVEDRQICDRIMNMIKNELDLTRKMVADVLKRPINERRINHYYSTILRAEALNNLHDAQVKLLQKWRNSKKNKAKEEDHYLFALLQCVNAIANALGATG
- the dnaJ gene encoding molecular chaperone DnaJ, which gives rise to MSEKRDYYEILEVTRDADKVTLKKAYRKLAIKYHPDKNPDNKEAEDKFKEASEAYEVLSDDSKRQLYDQFGHQGLEGAGHSGPSGFEDIFSSFGDIFEDFFGFGGGRGSNRARRGSDLRYDMTIDFMEAAFGTEKTISIPKHETCDECNGSGASPGSSSETCSHCRGTGQYIQSQGFFKVKTTCPYCKGRGTIIPNPCPKCRGGGRMEINRKVQVKIPAGVDVGSKLRLTGEGEASNVPNGPSGDLYVVINVKPHKFFQRDRTDVICAIDISFIQAALGAEISVPTLVGEKQLSIPAGTQYGDSFQFKGEGIASLRNGRRGDQIIKVIVKTPTKLSQKQKDLLEEFDRLDSNKISNKLKNLFKNL